The proteins below come from a single Malus sylvestris chromosome 3, drMalSylv7.2, whole genome shotgun sequence genomic window:
- the LOC126615044 gene encoding DDT domain-containing protein PTM-like, producing MEFVGRSVRKEFKGHGFFAGTVKSYAAASGLFEVVYENGNTEELSFDEVSLLLGGGAEADLVEVAAKRSRLGRKPKKRRRIERKREIRGNAALGNDSGFGGDLNENCNLSDGSEGKLEVDQGFGGNLRKNVAVSGIVNENVDSRNVVDKTLEQETGLIANGDVNEVDNLKNGIDLNAGFNLNLNDGCDLNVDPNVGKEEIAEIRDCIDLNLDANDEFVENQNVDSLGGSAVLTHGSQRRGCNFDLNLEVNEEFKDTEGDCEEKFKVNPRFELVEESLKKERSGDAEEKVIDDGNSNETWKEVYIDINEDIPMTSVDDPIDCAAGERLDNTYCCSSGDLKADGSLGIFETSCINDSGLVEVPVKDSLYEARTPMIHGNLGDSGSPCIQKSSRRKRRKLLDNLISTTTETVLRRSARRGSAQNHVSVSDPFSSSAVSAITEEKPSISGCEEAENPSVLFQELELPPSSQHLNLDGIPILDVFSIYACLRSFSTLLFLSPFKLEDFVAALTCKSPSSLFDHVHVSILQTLRKHLEWLANDGSETASDCLRSLNWDFLDLITWPIFMVEYFLIHSSGLKPGFDLSCFKLYKTDYYTQPASVKVEILRCLCDDLIEVEAMRLEINRRSLAAEPDMVNDRNLNYEVCKKRKALVEVAGTSNANDEVDDDTTDWNSDECCLCKMDGNLICCDGCPAAYHSKCVGVSNDLLPEGDWYCPECLIDRHRPWMKLQKSLRGAELLGIDPRGRLYFKSFGYLLVSDSFDSESAFNYYTRDDLNKVIKVLRSSGFFYGGILVAICKHWDIPVSFDGAYSEIGCLMPPYPLAFSETCAVKNETDEDRKLQENSGTVTAIPNIASEVSAETMQVERSVMLCDPDEPDFVGLHPEDCSLPSASLHVRKGITRKGGTSEMHCGIGYMNYYSFGQIASSVAEELTRKPSEKIKEDKIITEEEIVSAQMKTILKKSSKFFWPNIEDLNTGARKEKCGWCFSCKAPADDKDCLFIMSMGSIKDASNSDRVGLQSKKNGKGHLNDVSCQILSIHDRLQGLLLGPWLSPLHTELWRKYLLYASGIASIKYLLLMLEANLRHRALSADWLKHVDSVNTMGSASHVVTSLRSRRRPKCSDSESNPPLNAASGLGMFWWRGGRLSRQVFSWKVLPRSLTSKAARQAGCTKILGILYPENSEYAKRSKSVAWRAAVEASTSAEQLALQVRELDSNIRWDDIENSHPLPTLDKESRKSIKLFKKVIVRRKSSEGGAVKYLLDFGKRRAIPDIVKGFGSLVEELSSEKKKYWLDESYLPLHLLKSFEEKRIARKSTDVKSGKVLEVARVTKRPREEKGFMYLFSKAERSEYYKCAHCNKDVLIREAVSCQSCEGFFHKRHARKSAGAVVARYKYTCYRCQKGLRPKIDTKRRKVETKGGKVQPHKCKPKGGKVQSQKFTNSQTGRRSMRLKNKKKALAGGRQVRLKNSKTVPASVPLRRSPRKAKCLPVQNKRHSKRKKGKKGKSNKGTYKKPNTATWQKKRTQVYHSYWLNGLLLSRKPSDERVMHFRDKKLLVHSECVSTILDQLKCHLCCEARYSSSLNYISCEICGVWFHGDAFGLNSENIGKLIGFKCHMCREGNPPICPHLEDVKTDVPQLAEAQIDGTVDCSEEVPNSVPPLSEITCN from the exons ATGGAGTTCGTGGGAAGAAGTGTGAGGAAAGAGTTCAAAGGCCATGGTTTTTTTGCCGGAACTGTGAAATCGTACGCCGCCGCATCTGGGTTGTTCGAGGTCGTCTATGAAAATGGAAATACTGAGGAATTGAGCTTCGATGAGGTCTCTCTTCTCCTTGGTGGTGGTGCTGAGGCTGACCTCGTGGAGGTCGCCGCCAAGCGGAGCCGCCTCGGCCGGAAGCCCAAAAAACGGCGCCGTATTGAGAGGAAGCGAGAAATTCGAGGTAATGCTGCTCTTGGAAATGATTCTGGGTTTGGTGGGGATTTGAATGAAAATTGTAATTTGAGTGATGGGTCTGAGGGAAAATTGGAAGTTGATCAGGGGTTTGGAGGGAATTTGAGGAAAAATGTTGCGGTTAGTGGGATTGTGAATGAAAATGTTGATTCTAGAAATGTAGTGGATAAGACCCTAGAGCAGGAAACTGGGTTGATTGCTAATGGGGATGTGAATGAAGTCGATAATTTGAAAAATGGGATTGATTTGAATGCTGGgtttaatttgaatttgaatgatgGGTGTGACTTGAATGTTGATCCAAATGTTGGTAAGGAAGAAATTGCAGAGATAAGAGattgtattgatttgaatttggatGCGAATGATGAGTTTGTTGAGAATCAGAATGTGGATAGTTTGGGCGGTTCAGCTGTGCTCACCCACGGAAGCCAGAGGAGGGGATGCAATTTCGATCTGAATTTGGAAGTTAATGAAGAATTTAAGGATACAGAAGGTGACTGTGAAGAAAAATTCAAGGTTAATCCCAGGTTTGAATTGGTTgaagaaagtctaaagaaagaGAGGAGTGGAGATGCTGAAGAAAAGGTTATTGACGATGGTAATTCTAATGAGACCTGGAAGGAAGTGTATATTGATATTAATGAAGATATTCCCATGACGAGCGTTGATGACCCCATTGACTGTGCAGCTGGTGAACGGCTTGATAATACATATTGTTGTTCCAGTGGAGATCTGAAGGCTGATGGTTCTCTTGGGATTTTTGAGACTAGCTGCATTAATGATAGTGGATTGGTGGAAGTTCCGGTGAAGGATAGTCTCTATGAGGCCCGCACTCCAATGATTCATGGAAACCTAGGCGATTCAGGAAGTCCATGCATTCAAAAAAGTAGCCgtagaaagagaagaaaactaCTGGATAATTTGATATCTACGACTACAGAGACAGTTTTGAGGAGAAGCGCTCGTAGAGGTTCTGCTCAAAATCATGTTTCTGTCAGCGATCCATTTTCCTCTTCTGCAGTGAGTGCAATAACAGAGGAAAAACCATCGATTTCTGGTTGCGAAGAGGCTGAAAATCCTAGTGTTCTTTTTCAGGAGCTGGAATTACCTCCTTCATCACAACATTTAAATCTAGATGGAATTCCCATACTTGACGTTTTTTCTATTTATGCTTGTTTAAGATCATTTAGCACTCTATTATTTCTGAGTCCCTTCAAGTTGGAGGATTTTGTGGCCGCACTGACGTGCAAGTCTCCTAGCTCATTATTTGATCATGTTCATGTTTCTATTTTGCAAACACTGAGAAAACACTTGGAGTGGCTTGCAAATGATGGTTCCGAAACAGCTTCTGATTGTCTGAG GAGTCTTAATTGGGATTTTCTTGACTTGATTACATGGCCAATTTTTATGGTTGAGTATTTCTTGATCCATAGTTCGGGACTGAAGCCAGGTTTTGATCTCAGTTGCTTCAAGTTATACAAAACTGACTACTACACACAACCTGCTTCTGTAAAAGTTGAGATACTGCGGTGTCTATGTGATGATTTGATAGAAGTGGAAGCCATGAGGTTAGAAATTAATAGAAGGTCTTTGGCTGCTGAGCCTGACATGGTCAATGACCGGAATTTGAACTATGAGGTTTGTAAGAAAAGGAAGGCTCTAGTGGAGGTTGCTGGTACCTCTAATGCGAATGATGAGGTTGATGATGACACCACCGACTGGAATAGTGATGAATGCTGCCTCTGTAAGATGGATGGAAATTTAATCTGCTGTGATGGCTGTCCTGCTGCATATCATTCAAAATGTGTTGGAGTTTCTAATGATCTTTTGCCGGAGGGTGACTGGTACTGCCCTGAGTGTTTGATTGACAGGCATAGACCTTGGATGAAATTGCAGAAGTCACTCCGAGGTGCAGAGTTATTAGGAATTGATCCTCGTGGTCGGCTATATTTTAAAAGTTTTGGGTACCTTTTGGT ATCAGATTCTTTTGATAGCGAGTCCGCATTCAACTATTACACCAGAGATGATCTGAATAAAGTTATTAAAGTGCTAAGGTCTTCAGGTTTTTTCTATGGTGGGATATTAGTGGCCATCTGCAAGCACTGGGACATTCCTGTTAGCTTTGATGGAGCATATAGTGAAATTGGCTGCTTGATGCCCCCGTACCCATTGGCATTTTCAGAAACATGTGCTGTTAAGAATGAGACTGATGAAGATAGAAAATTGCAAGAGAATTCAGGGACTGTGACAGCAATTCCAAATATAGCTTCTGAAGTGTCAGCTGAAACCATGCAAGTGGAAAGGTCAGTCATGCTGTGCGATCCAGATGAACCTGACTTTGTGGGACTTCATCCTGAAGACTGTTCTTTACCATCTGCTAGCTTGCATGTCAGAAAAGGAATCACTAGAAAAGGGGGAACTTCAGAAATGCATTGTGGAATTGGTTATATGAACTATTACAGTTTTGGCCAAATTGCTTCATCTGTTGCTGAGGAGTTGACGCGTAAACCATCAgaaaaaattaaagaagataAAATAATAACAGAAGAGGAAATAGTATCAGCACAGATGAAGACCATTTTAAAAAAATCTTCCAAGTTTTTCTGGCCAAATATTGAGGACCTAAATACTGGTGCACGGAAAGAGAAATGCGGTTGGTGCTTTTCTTGCAAAGCTCCTGCTGATGACAAGGATTGCTTGTTTATCATGAGTATGGGGTCTATCAAGGATGCTTCTAATAGTGATAGAGTTGGCCTTCAATCCAAAAAGAATGGGAAAGGTCATCTTAATGATGTCAGCTGTCAAATCCTATCTATTCATGATCGTCTGCAGGGACTTCTGTTGGGCCCATGGTTGAGTCCACTTCACACAGAACTCTGGCGTAAATACCTTCTTTATGCATCTGGCATTGCCTCCATTAAATATTTACTTCTCATG TTGGAGGCAAATTTGCGTCATCGTGCACTTTCAGCGGATTGGTTGAAACATGTAGATTCTGTTAATACCATGGGTTCAGCTTCTCATGTTGTGACTTCATTACGTAGCAGAAGAAGGCCCAAGTGTTCAGATAGTGAGTCCAACCCCCCTTTAAATGCTGCCAGTGGATTGGGAATGTTTTGGTGGAGGGGTGGTAGGCTTTCTCGTCAGGTTTTCAGTTGGAAGGTTTTGCCTCGTTCCTTGACTTCCAAGGCTGCCAGACAAG CTGGGTGTACAAAGATACTGGGTATATTATATCCTGAGAATTCAGAATATGCTAAGAGAAGCAAATCTGTTGCCTGGCGAGCTGCTGTTGAGGCCTCAACTAGTGCAGAACAGCTTGCTTTACAG GTTAGAGAGCTTGATTCAAACATTAGATGGGATGATATTGAGAATTCACATCCTCTGCCAACATTGGACAAAGAATCTAGAAAATCAATCAAGCTGTTCAAGAAAGTTATTGTCCGCAGGAAGTCCTCTGAAGGGGGAGCAGTTAAGTATCTTCTTGATTTTGGTAAGAGAAGAGCTATCCCTGACATTGTGAAGGGATTTGGTTCTTTGGTTGAAGAACTGTCTAGTGAGAAGAAAAAGTATTGGCTGGATGAATCATATCTTCCCTTGCATCTTTTGAAAAGTTTTGAGGAGAAAAGGATTGCCCGCAAGTCAACTGATGTGAAATCTGGTAAAGTTCTTGAGGTTGCTAGAGTAACAAAGAGGCCCCGGGAAGAAAAGggatttatgtatttgttttcgAAGGCTGAAAGATCTGAGTATTATAAATGTGCACACTGCAACAAAGATGTCCTGATAAg GGAAGCTGTGAGTTGCCAGTCTTGCGAAG GATTTTTTCACAAAAGGCATGCCAGGAAGTCTGCTGGGGCAGTGGTGGCTCGGTATAAATATACATGCTACCGATGCCAGAAGGGATTGCGTCCGAAGATTGACACAAAAAGAAGGAAAGTTGAAACAAAAGGAGGGAAAGTACAGCCACATAAATGTAAACCGAAAGGAGGGAAAGTACAGTCACAAAAGTTTACAAATTCTCAAACAGGTCGCAGATCGATGcgtttgaaaaacaaaaaaaaagctttAGCTGGAGGACGACAAGTAAGATTGAAAAATAGCAAAACAGTTCCAGCAAGTGTACCCCTACGTCGTTCTCCTAGAAAAGCTAAATGTTTACCGGTGCAAAATAAAAGGCATAGCAAACGcaagaaagggaaaaaaggCAAATCCAATAAGGGCACATATAAGAAACCAAATACAGCTACATGGCAGAAGAAGAGAACGCAAGTTTATCACAGTTACTGGCTTAATGGTCTGCTGTTGTCCAGAAAGCCAAGTGATGAACGTGTTATGCATTTTAGGGATAAGAAACTCCTTGTGCATTCAGAATGTGTGTCAACCATTCTTGATCAACTCAAATGCCACCTTTGTTGTGAAGCAAGATATTCGTCTTCTTTAAATTATATTTCTTGTGAAATATGTGGAG TGTGGTTTCACGGTGATGCTTTTGGACTGAATTCGGAGAACATTGGTAAGCTGATTGGATTTAAGTGCCACATGTGTCGTGAAGGGAACCCTCCTATCTGCCCCCACTTGGAAGATGTGAAAACTGATGTCCCTCAATTGGCTGAAGCTCAAATTGATGGTACCGTTGATTGTTCTGAGGAAGTACCTAACTCTGTCCCACCTTTAAGTGAG ATCACATGCAATTGA